Proteins co-encoded in one Gossypium arboreum isolate Shixiya-1 chromosome 11, ASM2569848v2, whole genome shotgun sequence genomic window:
- the LOC108472749 gene encoding uncharacterized protein LOC108472749 produces the protein MGSEEDKILERKMKGSKKTMNIFMACLWSFLVSLGGGLLLAWWEYQYHPTNRQLWMVPFGLILFFTPLIVWFAIFVSDILSLTPDVSQPAASIHHPEKLSKQKK, from the coding sequence ATGGGTTCTGAAGAAGACAAGATATTAGAGAGGAAGATGAAGGGATCCAAAAAGACCATGAACATATTCATGGCTTGCTTATGGTCTTTTCTGGTGAGTTTGGGCGGAGGCCTGTTGTTGGCATGGTGGGAATACCAATATCATCCAACAAATAGGCAGCTTTGGATGGTACCCTTTGGTCTTATTCTGTTTTTTACTCCACTCATCGTTTGGTTCGCCATTTTCGTTTCTGATATCTTGAGTTTAACACCCGATGTATCCCAACCAGCTGCCTCTATTCATCATCCGGAAAAGCTGAGCAAGCAA